In Erpetoichthys calabaricus chromosome 4, fErpCal1.3, whole genome shotgun sequence, one genomic interval encodes:
- the slc51a gene encoding organic solute transporter subunit alpha has protein sequence MENISCPTEVPLALDCLKSLDTFGILLRSGLTLMAFISLVVYTEEVVYFFKKFPNPKKTSIIWVTGAAPVIGAVACIGMWIPRSTLITDLTSASYFAIVIHKFLIMMIEECGGDDEFLERCGSDPLKISTGPCCCCCPCLPYPRITRRTLFWLKLGTFQFALLRLVFTFLSIVLWTNGNFDAYDLSITCATIWINPFVGILTIIALWPVGIMFKHLAPVLKSKNIIAKYALHQSILILSQLQASIINILAMNGVIACSPPFSSNARGTAMNQQLLIIEMFIITLTSRAFYRRRYEELNSVDQHEEDNQGNAKIQLNGPPLDGQDYA, from the exons GTCTGGACACATTCGGGATTCTTTTGCGTTCAGGACTCActctgatggcatttatctccttGGTGGTCTACACAGAAGAAGTGGTGTACTTCTTCAAGAAATTTCCAaatccaaaaaagacatcaattatATGGGTGACTGGAGCTGCTCCA GTCATTGGAGCCGTTGCGTGCATTGGCATGTGGATTCCCCGTTCCACCTTGATTACAGATTTAACATCTGCCTC GTACTTTGCAATTGTAATCCACAAGTTCCTGATAATGATGATCGAAGAGTGTGGAGGCGATGACGAATTCTTGGAGCGCTGTGGAAGTGATCCGCTAAAGATCAGCACTGGACCCTGCTGCTGTTGCTGTCCCTGCTTGCCTTATCCTAGAATAACAAG GCGGACACTCTTTTGGCTGAAGCTGGGAACTTTTCAATTTGCACTCTTACGTCTGGTCTTCACTTTCCTTTCAATCGTCTTGTGGACCAATGGCAACTTTGATGCTTATGAT ctCTCGATAACTTGCGCTACAATCTGGATAAATCCTTTTGTGGGGATACTTACAATCATTGCACTCTGGCCAGTAGGCATTATGTTTAAACATCTTGCACCAGtactgaaaagtaaaaatattattgcAAAATATGCACTGCATCAg tCTATTCTCATTTTAAGTCAACTCCAAGCTTCTATCATTAACATTCTGGCAATGAATGGAGTCATCGCCTGTTCACCACCATTTTCCTCAAATGCCAGAGGAACAG ccATGAACCAGCAACTCCTCATCATTGAAATGTTCATAATCACGTTGACATCACGAGCCTTCTACCGGAGGAGATATGAAGAACTAAACTCTGTTGACCAGCATGAAGAAGACAACCAAGGAAATGCCAAGATTCAACTAAATGGACCTCCTTTGGATGGACAGGATTATGCTTAA